The nucleotide sequence CATTTAAAACCACACTTTCAAAATCATATCGTGAGTTCAGTTCAAAAAAAACTGCTCCCCCTCCAATGAAAGGCTCAACATATTTTTTTAACTTATGTTCCTTTAATCTTTTAGGATACAAGTTATCAAATTGATCTAATAACTGTGTTTTTCCGCCTGCCCACTTTAAAAATGGCTTTCCATTACTTCTCAAATTAATTCCTCCATTTCAATGCTACTTAATCGCCTCGAAGCAAGTTCTATATACTCGTTAGAAATATCTATACCAATAAATCTCCTCTTATTTTCTATAGCTACCACTCCAGTAGTTCCGGATCCACTGAAAGGATCAAGTATTAAATCCCCTTCGTTGGTAGAAGATACTATACATCTATAAAGAAGTTGCTTAGGTTTTTGAGTAGGATGAAGCCCAAAAGTTTTTTCTCGTTTTGGAGTGGTTGGTATTTCCCACAGTGTTCTCATCTGCTTTCCACCATTCAGCTCTTTCATTAAGTTGTAATTAAAAGTATGTTTTGCTTTTTTGCTCTTTTTAACCCAAAGCAAGGTCTCCTGACTGGCTGTAAAGCATCTGCATCCCATATTAGGTGCAGCATTAGGTTTATACCAAGTTACTTCATTAATAATATAGTATCCCATCTCCTGTAAGACATACGCAATAGAATGAATGATATGATATGTACCGGATATCCACATAGTACCATTATCTTTTAAGACTCTATCGCATGCCATAATCCACTTCTTATTAAATTTGTAATCCTCTTTAAATCCAAGAGACCGATCCCATTCCCCTTTATTTACAGAAACCATCTGGCCTGACTTACAGGTGATTCCATCATTACTGAGTTTGTAAGGGGGATCAGCAAAAATCATATCCACTGACTTTTCTTCAAGCTTCTTTAATTCTTTTAGGCAATCTCCTAAATATAAACAATAATTCTTACTGTCAAAAACTTTCATACTTTTCCCGTACCTTTTATAATAAATTATTATAACAACTGAATTAAAAGTATAATTCACTTCGACTTCTATGATTATACTATAAAACAAATAAAGTATAAATAGAATTCACGAAAATACGTTTGCAAAGAATTGGTAAAATAAATGCTCCTAAAATAATAGGAGCTTTAATAACTTTTATGTAAAATAAATAGGTATTCATGTGCTAATAATAGGAAATTTCTTTCCATACTAATCTTTGACCAATATTCCGTAGATTTGCAATTATGCTGTTCTTTAATTATTATTTCCTTTAATCTAAATCCAGTTCTTATAAATATATTCATAATATTAAAGGCTAAAGGAACAATATATCCATTCTTTCTCATATCACCCATTAATATAGCACAATATTTATACTTCTTTAAAACTCTAAAGCATTCCATTGCTACTGATTCCATAGATAGGTAGAATGAATCTAGACTCAACAGTGACAAATCTCCCTCAATATTATTACTGTACTTAATAATATTTGAATATGGTGGATGCGTACAAATTAAGTCTATAGAAGAATCCTCAATATCGTAAAGATTTCTTGCGTCTCTATTCAAAATTTTTGCACAAGCATTATCAACTCTCTGCTTTGTGATTTCCAGTGCTTTTGGATTTATATCACATCCAATGGACATTCTTCCTAAATCAGCAGCTTCAATCAGAGTTGTTCCACTACCTACAAATTGGTCTAGAACAATTTCTCCTGGCTTAGAATAGCGTAAAAGTATATTTCTCGGTACATATGGGCTCCAATTACCGGGATAATCTCCTCTATGCGTAGACCAGCTCCCCCTTTCTTTAAAGCTCCATATTGTTGTTGCCTCAAGTTTTTCCATAACTTCACTTCCTAAAATGTTTTATCTTAATTATGAACATACTTACGCATATTATTCATTTTATAGAACTTTAAGTTAATTAATCTGCTGGTGTTTTTGTCAAAATAATTGGAGAGCAATTACCAGTGTATATAAATCCCCCTCATAACTATGATTGAATAAATTAGTTTAGAATTTGTAAAAGCTATAAAATGTCTTTTTATTCAGTTTTGCATTAAAATCTATACTTGTCCATAATAACTATGACTCGATAATTGTAAGCCATTTATAAGTTTCTATAATAAATTCTGTTTCATCCTTAGATACGCTGTATGATGCTTTTGCTATTTGGTTTAATTTCTGATATATACTCTGCAAATTTAGAGCTTGTATACTGTGATCCTAAATCACTGTGTAATATAACCTGTTTGCCTGGTTTCTGACAGTTGTGGAAAAATCTCTTTTTAAGATGTTTTCCCTTTCTTCTACCTTGTTTTTAGATGAATAGGTCTTGTACTTCTTACAAACTATTGACTTTATACCCAAATCATTCATGAAACTTTGAACTCTCTTTAGATTTATGGATTCTCCTTGATTTATTGGTGTTTTATGGATCTTGGGAACTCCATAACGTTTTTTATTATCATTATATATTTTAAGAATTTCTTCTTTTAATCTTTTATTCTCAATACTTCTTTTACTTTCAACTTGGTTAAGGCTTTTGTAATAAGATCTTCTTGAA is from Clostridium thermarum and encodes:
- a CDS encoding TRM11 family SAM-dependent methyltransferase; the protein is MEKLEATTIWSFKERGSWSTHRGDYPGNWSPYVPRNILLRYSKPGEIVLDQFVGSGTTLIEAADLGRMSIGCDINPKALEITKQRVDNACAKILNRDARNLYDIEDSSIDLICTHPPYSNIIKYSNNIEGDLSLLSLDSFYLSMESVAMECFRVLKKYKYCAILMGDMRKNGYIVPLAFNIMNIFIRTGFRLKEIIIKEQHNCKSTEYWSKISMERNFLLLAHEYLFILHKSY
- a CDS encoding DNA-methyltransferase produces the protein MKVFDSKNYCLYLGDCLKELKKLEEKSVDMIFADPPYKLSNDGITCKSGQMVSVNKGEWDRSLGFKEDYKFNKKWIMACDRVLKDNGTMWISGTYHIIHSIAYVLQEMGYYIINEVTWYKPNAAPNMGCRCFTASQETLLWVKKSKKAKHTFNYNLMKELNGGKQMRTLWEIPTTPKREKTFGLHPTQKPKQLLYRCIVSSTNEGDLILDPFSGSGTTGVVAIENKRRFIGIDISNEYIELASRRLSSIEMEELI
- a CDS encoding IS3 family transposase; translated protein: MCKLLKVSRRSYYKSLNQVESKRSIENKRLKEEILKIYNDNKKRYGVPKIHKTPINQGESINLKRVQSFMNDLGIKSIVCKKYKTYSSKNKVEERENILKRDFSTTVRNQANRLYYTVI